The Rhodocytophaga rosea genome has a segment encoding these proteins:
- the lhgO gene encoding L-2-hydroxyglutarate oxidase: MNYDITIIGGGIVGLATALRLKENKPELKIAVLEKENQVAKHQTGNNSGVIHSGIYYKPGSLKATNCISGYNHLLEFCQKENVPYDLCGKVIVATSKEELPALENIYKRGIENGLTQIKKINQEEVKAYEPHVNGISGIWVPYTGIIDYKKVSEKYAEVFKKKGGELFLGEKAVNIKNINGHSEVVTENATYNTKLVVNCAGLYSDQIAAMNRNKMDIRIIPFRGEYYEIKKEKQYLVKNLIYPVPDPNFPFLGVHFTRMMKGGVEAGPNAVFAFKKEGYKKTDFNLEEVSAALAWPGFRKVMMKYWKTGLGEYYRSFSKAAFTKALQKLIPEIQENDLVPGGAGVRAQACDRTGGLLDDFMILEDKYIINVCNAPSPAATSSLSIGKTISEMVLKRF, encoded by the coding sequence GTGAACTACGATATTACTATTATTGGTGGCGGTATTGTTGGCCTGGCCACCGCTCTGCGGCTCAAAGAGAATAAACCAGAGCTCAAAATTGCTGTGCTTGAAAAAGAAAATCAGGTAGCTAAACACCAGACTGGTAATAATAGCGGCGTTATCCATTCCGGCATTTATTATAAACCCGGCAGCTTAAAAGCAACCAACTGTATCAGCGGTTACAATCATCTGCTAGAGTTTTGCCAGAAAGAAAATGTTCCCTATGATCTATGTGGCAAAGTAATCGTTGCCACCAGCAAAGAAGAACTTCCGGCGCTGGAAAATATCTACAAAAGAGGAATTGAAAATGGTCTGACCCAGATAAAGAAGATAAACCAGGAAGAGGTAAAAGCCTATGAGCCACATGTAAACGGAATCAGTGGCATCTGGGTACCCTACACTGGCATTATTGATTATAAAAAGGTATCAGAGAAATATGCTGAAGTATTTAAAAAGAAAGGCGGCGAATTATTTCTGGGAGAAAAGGCAGTCAATATAAAAAACATCAACGGGCATTCTGAAGTAGTTACAGAAAACGCTACTTATAATACCAAACTGGTTGTAAATTGTGCCGGTTTGTATTCAGACCAGATCGCGGCCATGAACCGCAATAAAATGGACATCCGCATTATTCCCTTCCGGGGTGAGTATTATGAGATTAAAAAGGAAAAACAGTACCTGGTGAAAAACCTGATCTATCCCGTGCCAGACCCGAATTTCCCATTTCTGGGCGTACATTTTACCAGAATGATGAAAGGTGGCGTAGAAGCCGGTCCGAATGCGGTATTTGCTTTTAAAAAGGAAGGTTATAAAAAAACAGATTTTAACCTGGAAGAAGTAAGTGCTGCCCTGGCCTGGCCAGGATTCCGAAAGGTAATGATGAAATACTGGAAAACCGGTCTGGGAGAATATTACCGGTCATTCTCAAAAGCTGCCTTTACAAAAGCCCTTCAAAAGTTAATTCCTGAAATACAGGAGAATGACCTGGTACCCGGAGGTGCCGGCGTACGGGCACAAGCCTGTGACAGAACTGGTGGTTTGCTGGATGATTTTATGATTCTGGAAGATAAGTATATCATCAATGTATGTAATGCCCCTTCTCCAGCCGCTACTTCTTCCCTGTCTATCGGGAAAACCATTTCTGAAATGGTACTAAAAAGATTCTAA
- a CDS encoding terminase gpP N-terminus-related DNA-binding protein, with product MGLGNRVIYKNKLGLFVSVSVILILFPGTLKNKQATAFTFTPPASVETIIEQESDSISFYQTLEQAVAFRKQNESIQGSSMGSSTSTNNAENALPLVVTTQVQAENLFDQGYSVSDIAKELQISKKEVRKLKKRLRKEEKAAIQQRKKIKKKNDTVNS from the coding sequence ATGGGATTGGGAAATAGGGTTATCTATAAAAACAAGCTGGGGCTTTTTGTGAGTGTCTCAGTAATACTGATCCTATTTCCAGGTACTCTTAAAAACAAGCAGGCAACTGCATTTACCTTCACTCCTCCCGCTTCAGTCGAAACTATAATTGAGCAAGAATCAGATTCAATCTCTTTCTATCAAACCCTGGAACAAGCGGTTGCTTTCAGAAAACAGAATGAATCTATACAGGGTTCCTCTATGGGCAGTTCAACATCCACCAATAATGCAGAGAATGCATTGCCGCTTGTTGTTACTACACAAGTTCAGGCTGAAAATCTGTTTGATCAGGGGTATTCTGTGAGCGATATTGCAAAAGAACTGCAAATTTCCAAAAAAGAAGTGCGCAAACTAAAAAAGAGACTCAGGAAAGAAGAGAAAGCCGCTATTCAGCAAAGAAAGAAGATTAAAAAGAAAAACGATACTGTTAACAGCTAA
- a CDS encoding aldo/keto reductase, whose protein sequence is MIFQSIQGTKVPALGFGTWKLNGLPCEEAVQEAIDIGYRHIDTAAMYGNEEYVGNGIQLSGIARNELFVTSKVWHTHLSKEKLRSSAEDSLRKLNIGYLDLLLIHWPNPDVPLEESIGAMLELQQEGKIRHIGVSNFSTTLLQKALQFTAIFCNQVEYHPYLSQKPLLDLCQQQGILLTAYAPVAHGEVMHDPVLQEIGKKYGKSPIQVTLRWLLHQPFVAAIPKAGSNTHRKNNFDIFDFTLKEEEMQAIFKLNRNSRMVNPSWAHEW, encoded by the coding sequence ATGATCTTTCAATCCATACAAGGAACAAAGGTACCTGCCCTGGGATTTGGTACCTGGAAACTCAATGGTTTACCCTGCGAGGAAGCCGTACAAGAAGCCATTGATATAGGCTACCGGCATATTGACACAGCAGCCATGTATGGCAATGAGGAATACGTTGGGAATGGAATTCAGCTGTCTGGCATAGCCAGGAACGAATTATTTGTGACCAGCAAAGTATGGCATACTCATTTAAGCAAAGAGAAACTGAGATCATCAGCTGAAGATAGTCTTCGAAAATTAAATATTGGCTATCTTGATTTACTGCTTATTCACTGGCCTAATCCGGATGTTCCATTAGAAGAATCTATTGGAGCTATGCTGGAATTACAGCAAGAAGGAAAGATAAGACATATAGGCGTAAGCAATTTTTCGACTACATTGCTGCAAAAGGCCTTACAATTCACTGCTATTTTCTGCAACCAGGTAGAATATCATCCATATCTTTCACAAAAGCCTTTGCTTGATTTATGTCAACAACAGGGTATTCTACTCACGGCATACGCACCTGTAGCGCATGGAGAAGTAATGCACGACCCTGTTTTGCAGGAAATTGGTAAAAAGTATGGTAAATCGCCGATCCAGGTTACGCTCCGCTGGTTACTACATCAACCTTTTGTTGCAGCCATTCCAAAAGCCGGAAGTAATACCCATCGCAAGAATAACTTTGATATTTTCGATTTTACTTTAAAAGAAGAAGAAATGCAGGCTATTTTCAAGCTCAATCGCAACAGTCGGATGGTCAATCCATCCTGGGCACACGAATGGTAA
- a CDS encoding tetratricopeptide repeat protein, with translation MRTLLLLRISILLLILPCLILLISVCKPPVLQSVKKTLPVMNVQYINPSHELNSLFARLQRAKDEVEVKAIQSQIWQIWMSSGTADIDALMEKGNQSMTQGNYEEAIHIFSKITRKLPEFAEGWNKRATAYYLKGEYSASLQDIERTLSLENRHFGAISGLASVYLAMGEYRAALKALEKVLEICPNQPGLQEQVRELYLRLGMSKA, from the coding sequence ATGAGAACATTGTTGTTATTAAGAATTTCTATTCTGTTGCTGATATTGCCATGTCTGATATTGCTGATATCTGTCTGTAAACCTCCTGTGTTACAATCGGTAAAAAAGACTTTGCCAGTAATGAATGTTCAATACATTAATCCCTCACACGAACTGAATAGTTTATTTGCCAGACTTCAACGAGCGAAAGACGAAGTAGAAGTAAAAGCCATACAATCGCAGATCTGGCAAATCTGGATGAGCAGTGGTACAGCAGATATTGATGCCCTGATGGAGAAAGGCAATCAATCGATGACCCAAGGCAATTATGAGGAAGCTATCCATATATTTTCAAAAATCACCCGAAAACTACCTGAGTTTGCAGAAGGATGGAATAAACGGGCTACTGCTTATTACCTGAAAGGTGAATATAGTGCCTCTTTACAGGATATTGAACGAACGCTATCTCTGGAGAACCGCCATTTTGGAGCTATATCCGGGCTTGCTTCCGTGTACCTGGCAATGGGAGAATACAGAGCCGCTCTAAAAGCGTTGGAAAAAGTATTAGAAATTTGTCCTAATCAACCTGGGTTACAGGAGCAGGTACGAGAATTGTACTTACGGCTTGGCATGAGCAAAGCATAA